One genomic segment of Culturomica massiliensis includes these proteins:
- a CDS encoding chaperone modulator CbpM — protein METDLIIVNEYCRQNHIDHSFIVLLYNEGLIDIRKEKNTEYLLVSQLQDLERYTRMYYDLSINIEGIDAIRHILDRMESMQVEIRRLKNRLNRFERENGITDYEF, from the coding sequence ATGGAAACGGATTTAATTATTGTCAATGAGTATTGCCGGCAGAATCATATAGACCATTCATTTATCGTGTTGTTGTACAATGAGGGACTGATCGATATCCGCAAAGAAAAGAATACGGAATATCTGTTGGTTTCCCAATTACAGGATTTGGAACGGTATACCCGTATGTATTATGATTTATCAATTAATATTGAGGGTATAGATGCTATCCGGCATATATTGGACCGTATGGAAAGTATGCAGGTGGAAATCAGAAGACTGAAAAATCGTTTGAACAGGTTTGAACGGGAAAACGGGATAACTGATTATGAGTTTTGA
- a CDS encoding DJ-1 family glyoxalase III, which yields MKKSFLFLADGFEEVEALGTLDVLRRGGVEVYTVSVYDRKEVEGAHGVVVSADRLLREVNEADAEYMIFPGGMPGAQHLSESSVLMEMLNRHFEKKKPIAAICAAPALVLGKLPLDKSIRMTCYPGFEKFLPGINVRQEGVVTDGNIITGRGPAYAFAFGLALLEHITGSQETAREVAEGMLLG from the coding sequence ATGAAAAAATCGTTTTTATTTTTAGCAGACGGATTTGAGGAAGTTGAAGCTTTGGGTACTTTGGATGTATTGCGTCGTGGTGGGGTGGAAGTGTATACGGTGTCTGTCTACGACAGGAAAGAAGTGGAAGGGGCTCACGGAGTGGTTGTTTCGGCGGACAGACTTTTGAGAGAAGTAAATGAAGCGGATGCAGAATATATGATTTTTCCGGGAGGAATGCCCGGCGCCCAGCATTTGTCTGAATCGTCCGTATTGATGGAGATGCTGAACAGGCATTTTGAGAAAAAGAAGCCGATAGCTGCGATTTGTGCTGCTCCTGCATTGGTATTGGGAAAATTGCCGCTGGATAAGTCAATCCGAATGACTTGTTATCCGGGTTTTGAAAAGTTTCTCCCGGGAATAAATGTGCGGCAGGAAGGCGTTGTGACAGATGGAAATATAATTACAGGCCGGGGACCTGCTTATGCTTTTGCTTTCGGGTTGGCTTTGTTGGAGCACATTACCGGATCGCAGGAGACGGCCCGGGAAGTTGCCGAAGGAATGTTATTGGGTTAA
- the ahpF gene encoding alkyl hydroperoxide reductase subunit F has product MLDTALKDQLNNIFADLEANYTLDIHVDPEHESRQELLELLEDVANCSEKITCNVTTGKNLEFHILKNGTDTGIKFRGIPNGHEFTSLLLAILNSDGKGKNLPDSNLQKRIQALKGPIQIKTYVSLTCTNCPDVVQALNIISIFNPQIEHVMIDGALHREEADELKIQAVPSVFVNDRLIHVGRGELGELLNKLEEFYGTADTLSEPTEHQYDVIVIGGGPAGSSAAIYSARKGLKVAVIAERIGGQVKETVGIENLISVPLTTGSKLANDLLTHMQQYPIDIFEHRKLEKIEIEDKQKIISTKGNEKFRAPAVIIATGASWRKLNVPGETEHIGKGVAFCPHCDGPFYKGRHVAVVGGGNSGIEAAIDLAGICSQVTVLEFLDELKADNVLQEKAKSLPNVEIFRSSQTMEVIGNGEKITGIRVKDRKTEQERIIALDGVFVQIGLAANSEIFKGIVETNRVGEIIIDEHCRTNVPGIYAAGDVSTVPYKQIIISMGEGAKAALSAFEDRIRGI; this is encoded by the coding sequence ATGTTAGATACAGCATTAAAAGACCAACTAAACAACATATTTGCGGATCTGGAGGCCAATTACACCCTGGATATTCATGTCGATCCCGAACATGAAAGCCGTCAGGAACTGCTCGAGCTATTGGAAGACGTTGCAAACTGCTCTGAAAAGATCACATGCAATGTAACGACCGGAAAAAATCTCGAATTCCATATATTGAAAAACGGAACCGATACAGGCATAAAATTCAGAGGCATTCCCAACGGACATGAATTTACGTCTTTACTGCTTGCCATTTTAAACAGTGACGGGAAAGGCAAAAATCTACCGGACAGCAATCTGCAAAAACGCATACAGGCATTAAAGGGCCCCATACAGATCAAAACTTACGTATCTCTGACCTGTACCAATTGCCCTGATGTCGTACAAGCTTTGAATATCATTTCAATCTTCAATCCCCAAATCGAGCATGTCATGATAGACGGAGCTCTCCACCGGGAAGAAGCAGACGAACTCAAAATACAGGCCGTTCCCTCCGTCTTTGTCAACGACCGGCTTATACATGTCGGACGCGGAGAACTCGGAGAATTACTGAATAAACTGGAAGAATTTTACGGAACCGCGGATACCCTTTCCGAACCGACCGAGCATCAATATGACGTTATCGTTATCGGCGGCGGTCCTGCCGGTTCTTCTGCCGCGATATATTCAGCCCGCAAAGGCCTGAAAGTAGCCGTTATTGCCGAACGTATCGGAGGACAGGTAAAAGAAACCGTAGGTATTGAAAACCTGATCTCTGTCCCGCTAACAACAGGCAGTAAACTGGCAAACGATTTACTGACCCATATGCAACAATATCCGATCGATATTTTTGAACACCGGAAACTCGAAAAGATAGAAATAGAGGATAAGCAAAAAATCATATCTACCAAAGGCAATGAAAAATTCCGGGCACCGGCTGTAATCATCGCAACCGGTGCAAGCTGGAGAAAATTGAATGTTCCCGGTGAAACCGAACATATCGGTAAAGGCGTTGCCTTCTGTCCCCACTGTGACGGTCCTTTTTACAAAGGACGCCATGTTGCGGTTGTCGGAGGCGGTAACTCGGGAATCGAGGCTGCAATCGACCTCGCCGGTATCTGCTCTCAAGTAACCGTTCTGGAATTTTTAGACGAACTAAAAGCAGATAACGTATTGCAGGAAAAAGCCAAAAGTCTGCCGAATGTCGAAATATTCCGGAGTTCACAAACCATGGAAGTAATCGGCAACGGCGAGAAAATAACGGGAATACGCGTAAAAGACCGCAAAACCGAACAAGAACGGATCATCGCATTAGACGGTGTTTTTGTCCAGATCGGACTCGCCGCCAATAGTGAAATTTTCAAGGGCATCGTAGAAACCAACCGGGTAGGCGAAATCATAATCGACGAACATTGCCGCACCAATGTTCCGGGAATATATGCTGCCGGAGATGTATCGACTGTGCCGTACAAACAAATCATCATTTCCATGGGAGAAGGAGCGAAAGCAGCACTTTCCGCATTTGAAGACCGCATTCGCGGAATATAA
- the ahpC gene encoding alkyl hydroperoxide reductase subunit C encodes METIINSQLPEFSVQAFHNGKFKTVTNEDVKGKWAIFFFYPADFTFVCPTELVDMAEKYAQFQAMGVEIYSVSTDSHFVHKAWHDASESIRKINYPMLADPTGALSRAFGVMIEEEGMAYRGTFLINPEGKIKVAEIHDNNIGRDANELLRKVEAAQFVATHAGEVCPAKWKKGDATLKPSIDLVGKI; translated from the coding sequence ATGGAAACAATTATTAATTCTCAACTACCTGAATTCAGTGTTCAAGCTTTTCACAATGGTAAATTCAAAACCGTAACAAACGAAGATGTTAAAGGCAAATGGGCTATTTTCTTCTTCTATCCGGCCGATTTTACATTTGTATGTCCGACCGAACTTGTGGATATGGCTGAAAAATACGCACAATTCCAAGCAATGGGAGTTGAAATCTACTCTGTAAGTACCGATTCTCATTTTGTTCACAAAGCCTGGCACGATGCTTCTGAAAGCATCCGTAAAATCAACTACCCGATGTTGGCAGACCCGACCGGAGCATTAAGCCGCGCTTTCGGAGTTATGATCGAAGAAGAAGGTATGGCTTACCGGGGAACTTTCCTGATAAATCCGGAAGGTAAAATCAAAGTTGCAGAAATCCACGACAACAACATCGGCCGGGACGCTAATGAATTACTGCGGAAAGTAGAAGCCGCTCAATTTGTAGCCACCCATGCCGGAGAAGTTTGTCCGGCCAAATGGAAAAAAGGCGACGCTACGTTAAAGCCGAGTATCGACTTAGTCGGAAAAATTTAA